A single genomic interval of Musa acuminata AAA Group cultivar baxijiao chromosome BXJ3-4, Cavendish_Baxijiao_AAA, whole genome shotgun sequence harbors:
- the LOC103980497 gene encoding salicylic acid-binding protein 2-like: MNVNNFNALTYIDEYIMNIRRSCNKKHIILVHGACHGAWSWYKVTTLLRSAGYQVTVPDLAASGVDERRLEDLRTFTDYSQPLLDILACLPPGERVILVGHSLGGLNIALAMDRFPEKIAAAVFVTAFMPDSVDPPSYVMDKHKEEKPMLNWGDTQFGLVGDKDEGPASVLFGTEFLSKLYTRSPPEDLTLARTLVRPSSAFLEDRASMPPFSPSGYGSVEKIYVVCAQDEIIREGFQRWMIENNPVKEVRELEDADHMPMFSTPKQLFQCLSDVADAYA; encoded by the exons ATGAATGTAAACAACTTTAATGCTCTAACTTATATTGATGAGTACATAATGAACATTAGGAGGAGCTGCAACAAGAAGCACATAATTCTCGTCCATGGCGCTTGCCATGGAGCATGGTCTTGGTACAAGGTGACGACCCTGTTGAGGTCCGCTGGGTACCAGGTTACGGTGCCGGACCTCGCGGCCTCCGGCGTCGACGAGCGGCGGTTGGAAGACCTGCGAACGTTCACCGACTACTCCCAGCCGCTCCTGGACATATTGGCCTGCCTCCCACCTGGTGAGAGGGTCATTCTGGTAGGCCACAGCCTCGGAGGCCTCAACATAGCGCTGGCTATGGACAGGTTCCCCGAGAAGATCGCCGCCGCGGTCTTCGTCACCGCCTTCATGCCCGATTCCGTCGACCCGCCCTCCTACGTCATGGACAAG CATAAAGAGGAGAAACCCATGTTAAATTGGGGCGACACACAATTTGGCTTGGTCGGGGACAAAGACGAAGGTCCCGCTTCCGTGCTATTTGGCACCGAGTTCTTGTCCAAGCTTTACACACGTAGCCCACCCGAG GACCTGACGCTGGCGAGGACCCTTGTGAGGCCTTCGTCTGCGTTCCTTGAAGACCGCGCGTCCATGCCTCCCTTCTCCCCGTCGGGATACGGATCGGTGGAGAAGATCTACGTGGTGTGCGCTCAGGATGAGATCATCAGGGAAGGGTTTCAGCGCTGGATGATCGAGAACAACCCAGTGAAAGAGGTGAGAGAGCTGGAGGACGCTGACCATATGCCCATGTTCTCAACCCCGAAGCAGCTGTTTCAGTGCCTCTCGGATGTTGCCGATGCCTATGCTTGA
- the LOC135634796 gene encoding salicylic acid-binding protein 2-like, whose amino-acid sequence MSSVEGMGDGSCNKKHIILVHGACHGAWSWYKVTTLLRSAGYQVTVPDLAASGVDERRLEDLRTFTDYSQPLLDILACLPPGERVILVGHSLGGLNIALAMDRFPEKIAAAVFVTAFMPDSVDPPSYVMDKHKEEKPMLNWGDTQFGLVGDKDEGPASVLFGTEFLSKLYTRSPPEDLTLARTLVRPSSAFLEDRASMPPFSPSGYGSVEKIYVVCAQDEIIREGFQRWMIENNPVKEVRELEDADHMPMFSTPKQLFQCLSDVADAYA is encoded by the exons ATGAGTTCTGTAGAAGGTATGGGCGACGGGAGCTGCAACAAGAAGCACATAATTCTCGTCCATGGCGCTTGCCATGGAGCATGGTCTTGGTACAAGGTGACGACCCTGTTGAGGTCCGCTGGGTACCAGGTTACGGTGCCGGACCTCGCGGCCTCCGGCGTCGACGAGCGGCGGTTGGAAGACCTGCGAACGTTCACCGACTACTCCCAGCCGCTCCTGGACATATTGGCCTGCCTCCCACCTGGTGAGAGGGTCATTCTGGTAGGCCACAGCCTCGGAGGCCTCAACATAGCGCTGGCTATGGACAGGTTCCCCGAGAAGATCGCCGCCGCGGTCTTCGTCACCGCCTTCATGCCCGATTCCGTCGACCCGCCCTCCTACGTCATGGACAAG CATAAAGAGGAGAAACCCATGTTAAATTGGGGCGACACACAATTTGGCTTGGTCGGGGACAAAGACGAAGGTCCCGCTTCCGTGCTATTTGGCACCGAGTTCTTGTCCAAGCTTTACACACGTAGCCCACCCGAG GACCTGACGCTGGCGAGGACCCTTGTGAGGCCTTCGTCTGCGTTCCTTGAAGACCGCGCGTCCATGCCTCCCTTCTCCCCGTCGGGATACGGATCGGTGGAGAAGATCTACGTGGTGTGCGCTCAGGATGAGATCATCAGGGAAGGGTTTCAGCGCTGGATGATCGAGAACAACCCAGTGAAAGAGGTGAGAGAGCTGGAGGACGCTGACCATATGCCCATGTTCTCAACCCCGAAGCAGCTGTTTCAGTGCCTCTCGGATGTTGCCGATGCCTATGCTTGA
- the LOC135634966 gene encoding esterase PIR7B-like, with protein sequence MGDGSCNKKHIILVHGACHGAWSWYKVTTLLRSAGYQVTVPDLAASGVDERRLEDLRTFTDYSQPLLDILACLPPGERVILVGHSLGGLNIALAMDRFPEKIAAAVFVTDTLAL encoded by the coding sequence ATGGGCGACGGGAGCTGCAACAAGAAGCACATAATTCTCGTCCATGGCGCTTGCCATGGAGCATGGTCTTGGTACAAGGTGACGACCCTGTTGAGGTCCGCTGGGTACCAGGTTACGGTGCCGGACCTCGCGGCCTCCGGCGTCGACGAGCGGCGGTTGGAAGACCTGCGAACGTTCACCGACTACTCCCAGCCGCTCCTGGACATATTGGCCTGCCTCCCACCTGGTGAGAGGGTCATTCTGGTAGGCCACAGCCTCGGAGGCCTCAACATAGCTCTGGCTATGGACAGGTTCCCTGAGAAGATCGCCGCCGCGGTCTTCGTCACCGATACCCTCGCGCTCTGA